The DNA region ctgccctCTCAGAACACATCAGAactggagggagctggggactGCCACCAAGGCAGCATCAACACCCTGCCAGACGTGTCCCTGGTAaggccctgcaggagctgctgcacctcgggtgggagctggaggaaaaCTGGGGGTACTGAGTTTTACCTCAGCTTCAGTAGCTCTGCTATATCAACATCCCAGGGATGTCAGAGAAGCCAGTTAATCCAGTTGGTTAGGAGAAGGATCCTGgctggctgagcaggagcagcgTTGTGGGAGCCAAAGCAGAGACTGAGTGATTTGTCCTCTAATCATCCTCCTTTGTGAATCATATTCTTATTGTCAGAAGATCAGAAAGGTGCTTCTGTAACAACCAGCCATGGTCACTGTGAAAAGATAAAGACACAGGTGACAACGAGCCTGAGGAAGCCCTGGAGAAGTTCTCACAGCTGAGCACGGTGTCCTAAAACCTGTTCTTGGTTTGGCAGGATGacatctcctccttcccagacGAACCACCCAACTTcaagcctcctcctcctcctgcagcccctcagctgctGGACCCCtcagctgcccagcacaggaacCCAGGGAAGGACAAGCCCAAGCGTCCCTCCTCTGAGTCCTCCCAGTCAGGCCTTTTCTTCGTGGCCCCCCGGaaccccaccccccctcccaccGCCCCCGAGAAGGACACGGTCAGCGTCAGCTCCACTGCCACCACCTCCACCGAGGATTCCTCCCCCAGCGCCATCTACGCCACCATCTCCCCGTCCCTGCACGGCTCCCGCAGGCAGATGGAtgcccagctctccctggtCACCCAGCACCCCATCGGGCCCTTCCCCAGGGTCCAGTCCCCCACCAGGTTGAAGAGCCCGTCCCCGGAGGCTGGAGGGGTCCAGAGCCCCCcgtcccctcctcctcctcccgcccaCCCAGCGCCCCCTCCCCCGGACAAGGGCAGCCCCCAGGCCGGGGCCAACCAGCACTTCATCATGGTGGAGGTGCACCAGCCCAACAGCGAGCCCGACGTCAACGAAGTGAGGCCCCTGCCCCAGGCCAGAGGTGGGTGGCACCTGCCCCTCGAGAGAGAAACGGGACAGGAGGCAGAtctgccccagagctggagcccctctgctctggagccaggctgggagagctgggggaggtcacctggagaagagaaggctccagggagagctgagagccccttgcagtgCCATGGGGTCCCTtggagatggagagggaaggggggttCCAGGGCGTCCCTCACAGATGGAGAGGAAGTGGGGTCCTGGGAGCCCCTTGGAGATGGAGCGGGAAGGGGGTACAGGGGGATCCCTCggagatggaggaggaagggggtaCAGGGGGATCCCTCggagatggaggaggaagggggtgcagggggatcCCTCggagatggagaaggaagggggTACAGGGGGATCCCTCggagatggagaaggaagggggTACAGGGGGATCCCTCGGAGATGGAGAGGAACTGGAGTCCTGGGAGCCCCTTGGAGATGAAGAGGGACGGGGGTACAGGGGGATCCCTCggagatggaggaggaagggggtgcagggggatcCCTCGGAGATGAAGAGGGAAGGGGGTACAGGGGGAGCCCTCGGAGATGAAGAGGGAAGGGGGTACAGGGGGATTCCTCGGCaatggagagggaagggggtaCGGAGGATCCCAGGGGATCCTTGGAggtggagagggaaaggggtaCGGGGCGGATGTCCCTCGcagatggagagggaaggggggtccgggggggtcCCTCGgaggtggaggggagggagTGTGGTCCCAGAAAGTCCCCCGGAGGTGGAAAGGGGTCCCGTAAGGTCCCTCGGAGGTGCAGAGGGAAGGGTGTCCCGGGGGATCACTCGCAgatgaagaaggaaggaggatcCCGGGGGTGCCCGGAGGGTCCTGGGGGTATCCCCGGCACCCCCCGCCCTGTGGGACCGACACGAGTGGCAATGTCGCCCTCCTGTGGCCCCGTCCCGTCCCTGCAATGGGTTCATTAACCGCGGTTAATGAGGGTTCATTAATGAGGGCCAGGTCCTGCCCGGGGGGTGTCCGCAGTGGGACCTCGACTCCTCCGAGTGCCAGAGCCGCTGTCCCGGACACCCCGCGCTCCCCGCGGGTGCAGCTGTACCGCTGTTCCCGGCATTCCCACAGTCTCCATCTGCACTTGGAGTCTTTATTCTCCAAGACAAGAAAGCTCCTTTATGGCAGCACCTCTTTGCTTGGGTCCGTCCCAGTCTCCTCCCACGTGGAGCATGGTCTGGATAAGCAGGCAGGAACCCAGGATTCATCActctctccctccatcccaatTTGGGATCTGGGTTGGATCCTGGACCTGAGTATGAGGCCACTTGTCCCCTGACAAGTGCACAGCTCTGTCCTTCTACCAGGAGGgtgcagccaggtgggggtcaggctcttctcccaggtagcaagtgacaggacaagacaAAATTGCCTCAAGCTGtggaggttcaggttggatattagtGAAAATTTCGTCAgtgaaagggtggtcaggcattgggacaggctgtggtggagtccccgtccctggaggggTTTGAAAGccgtgtagatgtggcacttggggacatgggctAGTGGTGGGCTCAGCAGTGCTCAGAGAACAGCTGAACTCGAGGACCTTGGAGATCATCTCCAACTCAAATGACTCTCTGTTCTATGGCAGCCACTGATGTCAAATCATTCACCTCCCCCTATTTACAGTCCCGTGGGTGAGTGGtgggctcagcagtgctggggaatggttgaGCTTgcttaaaagtcttttccaacctaagcaGTTCCATGATTCGGAAGCTTGGGAGCCTGGCTCCGAAGGCCAGGTGTCGTTCCCGGGGGATCTGCCCGGCCCCGGGATCTGCCCTCGCCCCGTGCGTGCCCGGccggccccggggccgcgcTGCCCGCCCTCTAACCCGCGTGTCTCCCCAGCCTCCACGCTCTCCCAGCTGTCGGACAGCGGGCAGACCCTCAGCGAGGACAGCGGGGTGGACATCGGGGAGCTCGAGAGCAGCGGCAAGGACAAGAGCCGGCAGCCGGGCCCTGGGAAAAGCCGGAGCCTCAAGGAGGCCGCGAGGAGCGAGGGGGCGGCTGAAGGGGCCTCCAAGCCGGTGAGGGCCCGGGGGGGCTGCTGGTTGTGGGAGGGGGCACCTGGGGCTGTCCCCCACTGCCTCATCCGGCCAGTtctgctcccccttccccaccGGGCAAcaactgctctgctgtgctttggtGGGTTATTTATCCTCTGTAGTGAGCTGAGTGAGCTCTCTGGGGGGATGAGCTGTGGGGAAAGGAGTCAGGAGTGGCTGAAAGGGGCTCTGTAGGGCTGATTCACTCCATGCTGGGTAAatccagtccctcccagctaCAGAGGGCATGGCAGAATCCCTGGCTCTGGGGGAACATCCCCAGGGCGCAGCGAAGTCACCTGTAGCCTGGAAGGGAAGGTGGCAGCAGGTATCAGGGGGTTTCTGATGGTGCTGTAGGTAGGCAGgcagagagctgctctgctcttcctcaaCTTCTTCCAGCCCTGCCCGTGGTTGGGATCTTGGATGTCAAGAGTCAGGGAGCAAAGGCGTCTGTCCCTCTGCAGTGACAGCCAACCGTGggtgtccctgcctgctctgggacACCTCAGGGAGTGCGGCAGGCACATGATGTCCAGCctccctcagcagtgccctctctccccacagccagggctccTGGAGCCCACGTCGTGTCTGATCCGGGTGTCCAAGAGCGCTCCCACCTTGGGCATCGCCATCGAGGGCGGAGCGAACACGCGGCAGCCGCTGCCCCGCATCGTCACCATCCAGGTAGGGCGGCCTGGGAACGGGAATAACTCCATGGAcatcccatccctctgctccctgagcAGGCTGGGAAAGCCTTTGAgccacagccagagcagaggagagattTTAGGGGTGCCTCCCCCTCCTACAGCCCTGCACGTCCCCAGCCATCATCCTGCTGTGGGGGTTTGCATCCGTGTCCTGTGGATGATCCCATAACAGACATCCTGGGAGCCAAGGATTTGCTGCAGACGTTTCAGAGGGAGTCAGGGCAGCCCTGAAAGCTTGGCTGGTGTCTCCAGATGTCTGGAAACTCCCAGACAGaggactggggagggggagcggTGGATGAGAGCCAGACAAGTGAGCCCTCCAGAGCTGTCTCCCTGTTTGCTGTTTACTTGGGGCAAAATTCAAGCTAtttacagcaaaagaaaagcagagctgactGTGCCTTGGTTATTCTTGGCCACCCCAGCTGGCGCCACGCTCCAGGAGCAATCAGGAGGGGAGCCAAATTCATCCCTTCTCTCCAAAAAGCGAAATATCTCATATCCATCACGTTCCTTCGCCGGTTCGGGGAGAACATGAGCGATATGAAATAtgtcccattttttttccccccaaaaaccacctGGGTTGGCCCAAGGGAGGGATGGTGGGAAGGTGAGCTGACCACCTCTCTCCTGCAGCGTGGGGGGTCGGCACACAACTGTGGGAAGCTGAAGGTGGGCCACGTCATTTTGGAGGTGAACGGCACGGGCCTGCGAGGCAAAGAGCACCGGGAGGCCGCCCGCATCATCGCCGAGGCCTTCAAGCTGAAGGACAAGGACTACATTGACTTCTTGGTCACAGAATTCAACGTGGCCCTTTAGGGGATGGCCTTTGGGAGCGTGGAGTGGGACGGGGATGAAGGGCAGCGCCGAGGTGTGAACGAGGTCCCGCCGCGCAGAGCCCGCGCACGCAGACACCCCCCAGCTTGTCCCCAGATGTCCCCTCGCCCGCTGTGGACTCGCTGCCTGGGTAGGGCAGGCTGAGAATGGGCAGAAATCACTGCACGTCCCTCAAAAGTCTCCACCCTGTCCTGTCTGGGGTAGGGAAAACACCCTCTCCCCCTGGGCCGGGCGGGAGGACGGCAGAGGTCTGGGTGTCCCCCCTGTCATTTGAGTGCCACACACACAGCAAGGCGGGCCCGTGGCTCAGGCTGGAGGGGTTTTGGGTGGTGGCCACTCCCTTGGGTGCTCACCCCCCGTGCCCAGGGGGGTGGCACAGGCCACGGGTGGGGAGGCAGAGAGAGTAACTGGAGGCCTTGTAAATCGCTGGCAACGTCGTCGTATTTATATATACAGAGCttgtgcttttaatttttcaataaatCTATCAGGGTAGAAAAGGACTGTGGTTGGGGGGGTTCTtgggggctgggatgggggggaggaaggggcagGGGTCACTGTGGGGCTCCCCAGGGCCAACAGGGCAAGTGGGagtgtgg from Chiroxiphia lanceolata isolate bChiLan1 chromosome 21, bChiLan1.pri, whole genome shotgun sequence includes:
- the WHRN gene encoding whirlin isoform X3; translation: MLLVSSCALPHEGMEWDRLLLSLAEKVLKGCKKLNLSVHSVGRIPGGYVTNHIYTWVDPQGRSVSPPTGLPHHQNSSLRRDSEKRSHLQLLQEGDEKKVNLVLNEGKSLGLMIRGGAEYSLGIYITGVDKGSEAESTGLKVGDQILEVNGRSFLSIPHDEAVKLLKSSRHLIMTVKDIGRLPHARTTVDETRWITSSQLGETLVSSAGAVGNHAVEMTARPVFYRGLAGSQVTLSSMVNQTRVMLEEQARHLLNEQERATMGYYLDEYKEGNISVDALVMALFELLNTHAKFSLLSEVRGVISPQDLDRFDNLVLKREIESMKARQPSGPGAATDSYSMMSYSDTVSSSSSHFTATTVSSARERLLWLIDLMENTSELEGAGDCHQGSINTLPDVSLDDISSFPDEPPNFKPPPPPAAPQLLDPSAAQHRNPGKDKPKRPSSESSQSGLFFVAPRNPTPPPTAPEKDTVSVSSTATTSTEDSSPSAIYATISPSLHGSRRQMDAQLSLVTQHPIGPFPRVQSPTRLKSPSPEAGGVQSPPSPPPPPAHPAPPPPDKGSPQAGANQHFIMVEVHQPNSEPDVNEVRPLPQARASTLSQLSDSGQTLSEDSGVDIGELESSGKDKSRQPGPGKSRSLKEAARSEGAAEGASKPPGLLEPTSCLIRVSKSAPTLGIAIEGGANTRQPLPRIVTIQRGGSAHNCGKLKVGHVILEVNGTGLRGKEHREAARIIAEAFKLKDKDYIDFLVTEFNVAL